One genomic segment of bacterium includes these proteins:
- a CDS encoding TolC family protein, translating into MKKVFLLISILIPIFFNTTNAQTRVLTLEEAIQMALENNTEIKVSRMNSDKSRAAVREAFGYALPSLDASASFSRFLKKPKMPFPDFEALLTNATYSILFDENVIPRDNNKYVPVETKLQSFVQTNNYEASLTLTQILFNSAVFRGIGASQVYYDLSLSELRNTISKTKLNVERAFYGSLVTKELLEITRASYENAQENLRNVNALHKQGFVSDFDKMQAEVRTENIRPVLMQMENMLKTTLNDLKLVIGVDQSMDIDVSGKIIYNPEDLPAEEDIIDFAIANNYGLQTMKLKMDLDEAFIDLDLSEYWPSLAAFGNFSYAGSSDNWNFQNYNATTVGLSFSMNLWRGNQTKNRVEQSTITYKQTAEQYELMKEYVINQVKAKYLELKRVQSLVEAQERNVTLAEKAYDLSSVRYQEGTGSQLEVQNADVELRQARINRLQSVQSYIITKFELEQLMGKLNEEYIEPYMPED; encoded by the coding sequence ATGAAAAAGGTTTTTTTATTAATCTCTATACTAATTCCGATATTTTTTAATACGACGAATGCTCAAACACGTGTTCTGACACTTGAAGAAGCTATCCAGATGGCGCTTGAAAACAATACGGAGATTAAAGTTTCCAGAATGAACTCTGATAAATCACGTGCCGCTGTTAGAGAAGCATTTGGCTATGCTCTGCCAAGCCTTGATGCATCAGCAAGTTTCTCACGGTTTCTGAAAAAACCCAAAATGCCATTTCCGGATTTCGAGGCGCTTCTTACAAACGCTACTTACAGTATTCTTTTTGATGAAAATGTGATACCCAGGGACAATAACAAATACGTTCCAGTCGAAACCAAATTGCAATCATTTGTTCAAACGAATAATTATGAAGCTTCTCTCACACTAACTCAGATTCTCTTTAACTCAGCAGTGTTCAGAGGGATAGGTGCGTCCCAGGTTTATTATGATTTATCGCTTTCTGAACTTCGTAATACGATCAGCAAAACAAAACTGAATGTTGAAAGAGCATTTTATGGCTCGCTGGTTACAAAAGAACTCTTGGAAATTACCCGTGCCAGTTATGAAAATGCACAGGAAAATCTTCGGAACGTGAATGCACTGCACAAGCAGGGATTTGTATCTGATTTTGATAAGATGCAGGCAGAAGTACGAACAGAAAACATTCGCCCGGTATTAATGCAGATGGAAAATATGTTGAAGACAACGCTAAATGATTTGAAGTTGGTTATCGGAGTTGATCAGTCGATGGATATCGATGTCAGCGGCAAGATTATTTATAATCCCGAAGATCTTCCAGCGGAAGAAGACATAATTGATTTTGCAATCGCTAATAATTATGGTTTGCAGACAATGAAATTAAAAATGGATCTGGACGAAGCGTTTATTGATTTGGACCTTTCTGAATACTGGCCTTCTCTTGCTGCTTTTGGAAATTTCTCTTATGCTGGTTCGTCGGACAATTGGAACTTCCAGAACTATAATGCTACGACAGTTGGGCTGAGTTTTTCTATGAACCTTTGGCGTGGGAATCAAACAAAAAACAGAGTTGAGCAGTCAACGATTACCTATAAACAAACCGCCGAACAATATGAATTAATGAAAGAGTACGTAATAAACCAGGTTAAAGCAAAATATCTGGAACTCAAGCGAGTTCAAAGTCTTGTCGAAGCGCAGGAACGGAACGTTACTCTTGCCGAGAAAGCATATGATTTGTCATCGGTAAGATATCAGGAAGGAACAGGCAGCCAGCTGGAAGTGCAGAATGCCGACGTTGAGCTAAGACAAGCCCGCATAAACAGGCTTCAGTCAGTGCAAAGTTATATAATAACCAAATTTGAACTTGAACAACTTATGGGCAAGCTGAACGAAGAATATATAGAACCATATATGCCAGAAGATTAA
- a CDS encoding BMC domain-containing protein: MITKNSIGLIEMGSIASGIQAADIMLKTSEVELMISRTICSGKYMTLIAGDVAAVTSAVDNAVNTIGFGVIDQFVIPNVHPTIFPAIVGHNNVQMLESLGIVESYSVASLIEAADAAVKAAKVQLVELRLAMALGGKAFFSVTGDVAAVTSAVDAGARVVSEKGLLVNKVIIANPRQELLSEMI; this comes from the coding sequence ATGATCACAAAAAATTCAATCGGATTAATTGAAATGGGAAGTATTGCTTCCGGAATTCAGGCTGCTGATATAATGCTTAAAACTTCCGAAGTAGAATTAATGATCTCAAGAACAATTTGCTCGGGAAAATATATGACACTCATTGCAGGAGATGTAGCTGCCGTTACTTCTGCTGTTGATAATGCAGTTAACACGATTGGATTTGGAGTGATTGATCAATTTGTAATTCCAAATGTTCATCCGACAATTTTCCCTGCGATAGTTGGTCACAACAACGTTCAGATGCTCGAATCACTCGGAATAGTTGAATCTTATTCGGTTGCCTCGCTTATTGAGGCTGCAGACGCAGCAGTGAAGGCCGCAAAAGTTCAACTCGTTGAACTGCGGCTTGCAATGGCTCTTGGCGGGAAAGCCTTTTTCAGTGTCACCGGAGATGTTGCAGCCGTTACGAGTGCTGTTGATGCCGGGGCAAGAGTTGTTTCAGAAAAAGGGTTGCTTGTGAACAAAGTGATCATTGCCAATCCTCGGCAAGAGCTTCTTTCAGAAATGATCTGA
- the hemH gene encoding ferrochelatase, protein MKLKTAVLLINLGTPDSPSVSDVRKYLFEFLNDPRVIDIPALARFLLVNLIIVPFRAPKSAKVYHELWTHIGLPNGIKGSPILYYGKSVQEKLQKALENEFDVHLAMRYKNPSIDDVLAEIYRKNYEKMVVIPLFPQYASATTGSVIDKVMKIISKWWVIPEVSFISQFYDNEGYINTVVEQSKKYNLVEYDHVLFSYHGLPVRQVDKVYKDGTLCEEHSCETEINETNKFCYKATCYATTRLIAQKLNLPKEKYTVCFQSRLDKKWLEPFADKTIIEQAKKGAKKLLVFSPAFVADCLETLIEIGVEYQKLFEEHGGKKVQLVESLNDHPMWIETLKEMVLNNE, encoded by the coding sequence ATGAAATTAAAAACAGCGGTTCTACTTATAAACTTGGGCACGCCCGATAGTCCTTCTGTGAGCGATGTAAGAAAATATCTTTTTGAATTTTTAAATGATCCGCGCGTGATTGATATTCCAGCACTTGCAAGATTTCTGCTTGTAAATTTGATTATCGTTCCGTTCCGTGCACCGAAATCTGCAAAAGTTTATCATGAACTTTGGACACACATTGGATTGCCAAATGGAATTAAGGGCTCACCGATTCTTTATTACGGCAAGTCAGTTCAGGAAAAATTGCAGAAGGCACTTGAGAACGAATTTGATGTTCATCTTGCAATGAGATACAAAAACCCATCTATTGATGATGTCCTTGCGGAGATATATAGAAAAAATTATGAGAAGATGGTCGTCATTCCCCTCTTTCCGCAATACGCATCCGCAACAACAGGTTCTGTGATTGATAAAGTAATGAAGATTATTAGCAAGTGGTGGGTAATTCCCGAAGTGAGTTTCATCAGCCAGTTTTATGATAATGAAGGGTACATCAATACGGTTGTTGAGCAATCGAAAAAATATAATCTTGTTGAATATGATCACGTTCTTTTCAGTTATCACGGATTGCCGGTCAGACAGGTTGATAAAGTTTACAAGGATGGAACTCTCTGCGAAGAGCATAGTTGTGAAACGGAAATTAATGAAACAAATAAGTTTTGCTACAAAGCTACCTGTTATGCAACAACAAGACTCATTGCACAAAAGCTGAATCTTCCAAAAGAAAAGTATACTGTTTGTTTTCAGTCGCGGCTGGATAAAAAATGGCTTGAACCATTCGCTGATAAAACAATAATTGAACAGGCCAAGAAAGGCGCAAAGAAATTGTTAGTTTTCAGCCCGGCATTTGTTGCAGATTGTCTTGAAACATTAATCGAGATAGGTGTTGAGTATCAGAAATTATTCGAAGAGCATGGCGGCAAAAAAGTTCAGCTTGTTGAAAGTCTGAACGATCACCCAATGTGGATTGAAACTTTAAAGGAAATGGTTCTTAACAACGAATGA
- a CDS encoding lysine 2,3-aminomutase — protein MTYKSYMLHNYKTIPQVANLPEDLIEAIDVVGSVLPFKTNNYVVENLIDWNNVPEDPIYTLTFPRKNMLREHHYNKIKSVVSNGASKSEIKEAANQIRLELNPHPAGQLDHNVPQINGEKIFGMQHKYRETVLFFPGQGQTCHAYCTFCFRWPQFVGMDELKFASKQAEHLTEYISHNEDVTDVLFTGGDPLIMKTKILETYIRPLLESNVENLRHIRIGTKALAYWPFRFLTDDDADDLLRLFSDVKKAGKHLAFMAHFNHPVELKHPAVKQAVDRILETGAVIRTQSPVLKHINDSPAVWAEMWQKQVALGCIPYYMFVARNTGADHYFSLPLVDVWKLFREAYQSVSGICRTVRGPSMSCLPGKMQILGVNEIGDEKVFTLRFIQGRGPDWVAKSFFAKFDDKATWYTDLKPAFEEDKFFFTDELDKILKPDEVEVDFE, from the coding sequence ATGACTTACAAATCTTATATGCTGCACAATTATAAAACTATTCCGCAGGTTGCAAATCTTCCCGAAGATTTAATAGAGGCAATAGACGTTGTCGGGTCGGTCCTGCCATTCAAAACCAACAATTATGTCGTTGAAAATCTTATTGATTGGAATAATGTTCCGGAGGATCCGATTTATACATTGACATTCCCGCGTAAAAACATGCTTCGCGAGCATCATTACAATAAAATAAAGAGCGTTGTATCGAATGGCGCATCAAAAAGCGAGATAAAGGAAGCGGCTAACCAAATCAGGCTCGAGCTCAATCCGCATCCTGCAGGACAGCTGGATCATAACGTACCGCAAATTAATGGAGAGAAAATATTTGGGATGCAGCATAAGTACAGAGAAACTGTTCTGTTTTTTCCCGGACAGGGGCAAACATGTCATGCTTACTGTACGTTTTGTTTCAGATGGCCTCAGTTTGTTGGGATGGACGAATTAAAATTTGCCTCAAAGCAGGCGGAACATCTCACAGAATATATTTCTCACAATGAGGATGTAACTGATGTTCTTTTTACCGGCGGCGATCCGCTAATCATGAAAACCAAAATTCTTGAAACTTACATCCGCCCGCTACTAGAAAGTAACGTAGAAAATCTTCGCCACATCCGAATAGGAACAAAAGCACTTGCTTACTGGCCTTTCCGTTTCCTTACAGACGATGATGCTGATGATTTATTACGGCTTTTCAGCGATGTGAAAAAGGCTGGTAAGCATCTTGCATTTATGGCGCATTTCAATCACCCTGTTGAGCTGAAACATCCGGCAGTTAAACAAGCAGTTGACCGAATTCTGGAAACAGGAGCCGTAATAAGAACACAGTCTCCAGTATTAAAACATATTAATGATTCTCCCGCTGTCTGGGCGGAAATGTGGCAGAAGCAAGTTGCGCTCGGATGCATTCCTTATTATATGTTTGTTGCCAGGAATACCGGGGCTGATCATTATTTTTCACTTCCGCTGGTGGACGTCTGGAAATTGTTCAGAGAAGCTTATCAATCAGTGAGCGGAATTTGCAGAACTGTGCGCGGACCAAGTATGTCATGTTTGCCCGGCAAGATGCAGATTCTTGGAGTAAATGAAATTGGTGATGAAAAGGTTTTTACATTGCGCTTTATTCAGGGAAGGGGTCCTGATTGGGTTGCAAAATCTTTTTTTGCAAAATTTGATGACAAAGCAACATGGTATACCGATTTGAAACCTGCTTTTGAAGAAGATAAATTTTTCTTTACAGATGAGCTTGACAAAATCCTGAAACCTGATGAAGTTGAGGTAGACTTCGAATAA
- a CDS encoding 4Fe-4S dicluster domain-containing protein has translation MTFTEKIFNAGVVGAGGAGFPSHVKTKSKIEFVLANGAECEPLIHKDYELMLHFPKEISRGLELLIETTSAKKGYFGIKEKNTKAISAINKYLNGKTELTKLGDFYPSGDEFELVYAATGRLIPPAGIPLDIGCVVNNVETLYNISLAEKDIPVTKKFICVAGAVRKPSSFFVPVGTSFKDVIEFVEGAKVKEFGVFVGGVMMGHLTFDLNEVITKTTAGIIVLPTDHYLIKRKNQPEQNWHRIGKSACDQCSYCTEFCPRYLLGYQVEPHKVMRSLGFTKTGSSVWNQMAELCCSCGLCTLYACPEDLYPKEACDKAKVEMRAEGITFVQQKPVKVHPIKDGRRVPLSQLIMKLKLHDYDVEAPFNPNEIKVNSVRIPLQQHIGKPAQAVVKKGELVKTGQLIGKVPEGELGANIHSSITGKVKEVTPTSISIES, from the coding sequence ATGACATTCACGGAAAAAATATTTAACGCAGGAGTTGTTGGTGCTGGCGGTGCGGGATTTCCATCTCACGTTAAAACAAAATCAAAAATTGAATTTGTGCTTGCAAATGGAGCCGAGTGCGAACCTCTCATTCACAAAGATTATGAGTTGATGCTTCATTTTCCGAAAGAAATTTCCCGCGGACTGGAACTGCTTATTGAAACCACCTCGGCAAAAAAAGGATACTTCGGGATCAAAGAAAAAAATACAAAAGCAATTTCAGCAATTAACAAATATCTCAATGGAAAAACGGAATTAACAAAGCTAGGTGATTTTTATCCTTCCGGAGACGAATTTGAGTTGGTGTATGCTGCAACAGGCAGACTAATTCCGCCGGCAGGCATTCCATTGGATATTGGCTGCGTTGTCAACAATGTCGAAACACTTTACAACATATCTCTTGCCGAAAAAGATATTCCCGTTACAAAGAAATTTATTTGTGTTGCTGGTGCCGTAAGAAAACCATCTTCCTTTTTTGTTCCGGTGGGAACGAGCTTTAAAGATGTAATTGAGTTTGTTGAAGGAGCAAAGGTAAAAGAGTTTGGAGTTTTTGTTGGCGGTGTGATGATGGGACATCTTACTTTCGATTTAAACGAAGTCATCACAAAAACAACAGCCGGAATTATTGTTCTTCCAACCGATCATTATTTAATAAAAAGAAAAAACCAACCCGAACAAAACTGGCACCGCATTGGAAAATCAGCTTGTGACCAATGTAGCTACTGTACAGAATTTTGTCCAAGATATTTACTCGGCTACCAGGTTGAGCCGCATAAAGTTATGCGTTCACTCGGATTCACAAAAACCGGCTCATCAGTTTGGAATCAAATGGCTGAGCTTTGCTGTTCCTGCGGATTGTGTACGCTGTATGCCTGTCCCGAAGATCTTTATCCGAAAGAAGCCTGCGATAAAGCTAAAGTTGAAATGAGAGCAGAAGGAATAACATTCGTTCAGCAGAAACCGGTTAAAGTTCATCCGATTAAAGATGGAAGAAGAGTTCCGCTTTCACAATTAATTATGAAACTTAAATTACATGATTATGATGTTGAAGCGCCGTTCAATCCGAACGAGATAAAAGTAAATAGTGTTAGAATTCCTCTCCAGCAGCATATTGGCAAACCAGCACAAGCTGTCGTGAAAAAAGGAGAATTGGTAAAAACCGGACAATTGATCGGTAAAGTACCCGAAGGTGAATTGGGAGCTAATATTCACTCATCAATAACCGGAAAAGTTAAAGAAGTGACCCCAACAAGTATTTCTATTGAGTCATAA
- a CDS encoding DUF493 domain-containing protein, translated as MIFNEENKKPQIEYPYNWPYKIIGENIEQMITAVEEVVIDLEYELTPSNISRKGKIFQPQRNCHGPVRNRARFDFPKVIRTSFN; from the coding sequence ATGATCTTCAACGAAGAAAATAAAAAGCCACAAATAGAATACCCTTACAATTGGCCATACAAAATTATTGGGGAAAATATCGAACAGATGATAACCGCCGTTGAAGAAGTTGTTATTGATCTTGAGTACGAACTTACTCCTTCTAATATCAGTCGCAAAGGAAAAATATTTCAGCCTCAACGTAATTGTCACGGTCCCGTCAGAAATCGTGCGCGATTTGATTTTCCAAAAGTTATCCGGACATCCTTCAATTAA
- a CDS encoding aminotransferase class I/II-fold pyridoxal phosphate-dependent enzyme, translated as MQNNNNSSFDLSLNLNVRGMPLSATLHINELSNKLKQQGKKVYKFGLGQSPFPVPKIIVEELRVNAFQKDYLQVKGLLPLREAVADYHSRRNDLHCSADDVLIGPGSKELMFILQFVYYGEILIPTPSWVSYAPQAKIIGRQTVWVDKKESYRWLLRPEDIQRICEEDPSRPRLIIMNYPSNPTGVTYSWEELEEIASVAKKYRVIILSDEIYGELNFNGTHTSIARFYPEGTIISGGLSKWCGAGGWRLGTFTFPKSLSALSNAMATVASETFTATSAPIQYAAVKAFKGGMEIERYLWNARKILKALGIKIHGLLSDSGIECPLPEGAFYLFPNFKNYADKLRAKSIRTSMELTTKLLEETGAALLPGNVFGRPAEEFTARLAYVDFDGSRALAAAETISPEDPLPEDFINLYCSHMLEGAKRIVDWVKFL; from the coding sequence ATGCAGAATAACAATAACTCTTCTTTTGATCTCAGCCTCAACCTGAATGTGCGAGGTATGCCGTTATCGGCAACGCTTCACATCAATGAACTGTCCAACAAGCTTAAGCAGCAGGGTAAAAAAGTTTACAAGTTTGGGCTGGGACAATCACCTTTTCCGGTTCCAAAAATTATCGTCGAAGAGCTCCGTGTTAATGCTTTTCAGAAAGACTATCTTCAGGTTAAGGGATTACTGCCTTTAAGAGAGGCAGTCGCTGATTATCATTCGAGGAGGAACGATCTGCACTGCAGTGCTGATGATGTTTTAATAGGTCCCGGTTCCAAAGAGCTAATGTTTATTTTACAGTTTGTTTATTATGGTGAAATACTAATTCCCACACCAAGCTGGGTTTCATATGCGCCGCAGGCAAAAATTATCGGACGTCAGACTGTTTGGGTCGATAAAAAAGAATCGTACAGATGGCTGTTGAGACCGGAAGACATTCAGAGGATTTGTGAAGAAGATCCATCAAGACCTCGTTTGATAATAATGAACTATCCCTCCAACCCAACCGGCGTTACTTACAGTTGGGAAGAGCTGGAAGAAATTGCTTCTGTTGCAAAGAAATACCGCGTGATTATTCTCTCCGACGAAATTTACGGCGAACTTAATTTTAACGGAACTCACACTTCCATCGCAAGATTTTATCCCGAAGGAACTATAATTTCCGGTGGATTAAGCAAGTGGTGCGGAGCCGGTGGCTGGAGACTGGGAACATTTACTTTCCCGAAATCACTTTCTGCCTTATCAAATGCTATGGCAACAGTTGCAAGCGAAACGTTCACTGCTACAAGCGCACCTATACAATACGCCGCGGTAAAAGCTTTCAAGGGCGGAATGGAAATTGAAAGATACCTGTGGAATGCAAGAAAGATTTTAAAAGCGCTCGGCATTAAAATTCACGGCTTGTTATCAGATTCGGGGATTGAATGTCCGCTTCCCGAAGGTGCGTTTTACCTTTTCCCAAATTTCAAAAATTACGCTGACAAACTCAGGGCAAAGAGTATCCGAACAAGCATGGAACTGACAACAAAGCTGCTTGAGGAAACCGGAGCCGCGCTTCTGCCCGGAAATGTTTTTGGCAGACCAGCAGAAGAATTTACTGCCCGTTTAGCTTATGTAGATTTTGATGGTTCAAGGGCGCTGGCTGCTGCAGAAACTATTTCTCCCGAAGATCCGCTGCCCGAAGACTTTATTAATTTATATTGTTCTCACATGTTGGAAGGGGCTAAAAGAATCGTTGATTGGGTAAAATTTCTTTAA
- a CDS encoding cytidine/deoxycytidylate deaminase family protein — protein sequence MSSNGRPAWDEYFLKLAMLASERATCPRMHCGCVLVKDRFVLATGYNGSLPGQPHCDDVGCLVVENHCVRTNHAEINALVQATTHGINIKGATAYITNMSCTTCAKALIAAGIKRVVVFSDYHDTLATKFFNDAGVEIAKVAMPDKLIKYDLENYSSAKKTEKSK from the coding sequence ATGAGCTCAAATGGACGGCCAGCCTGGGATGAATATTTCCTAAAACTTGCAATGCTTGCTTCTGAAAGAGCAACTTGCCCGAGAATGCACTGTGGATGTGTTCTTGTAAAGGATAGATTTGTGCTTGCAACCGGGTACAACGGTTCGCTTCCGGGTCAGCCGCACTGTGATGATGTTGGATGTCTCGTCGTTGAAAACCATTGTGTGCGGACCAACCATGCAGAGATAAACGCACTTGTACAGGCAACAACTCATGGTATAAATATAAAAGGAGCCACAGCATATATAACCAACATGTCCTGCACTACCTGTGCAAAAGCTCTTATAGCAGCAGGCATTAAACGAGTCGTGGTCTTTTCAGATTATCACGATACTCTTGCCACAAAATTCTTTAATGATGCAGGAGTAGAAATAGCAAAGGTTGCAATGCCCGATAAGCTTATCAAGTACGATCTAGAAAATTATTCTTCTGCAAAGAAAACCGAAAAATCTAAATAG
- a CDS encoding DMT family transporter, whose amino-acid sequence MKSTRAFRYLQLLLAIIFWGTSFVATKVLLEEIKPVTIIILRLILASILLTAIAVYSRRSFSINLKSHGWIFILALVAVFHLWIQVTGLQFTTASNTGWIIGTAPIFMAVLGFMFYRERITVLQISGIIIALAGLLLLIGKGDITNISLIQNKGDLLVLGSAFTWGVYSMVNKKISLTYSPLMTILYLFLMMAIIIIPFNMNSAVINSVISLSLTGWVSVLFLGIFCSGVAYVIWAQALRDMESAKVGAFLYFEPLVTVIAAWFLLHEEITLLMIFSGLLITAGVFIVNKE is encoded by the coding sequence TTGAAAAGCACAAGAGCATTCCGCTATCTCCAGCTTCTACTCGCTATAATTTTTTGGGGAACCTCGTTTGTAGCCACAAAAGTATTGCTTGAAGAAATTAAGCCGGTCACCATAATCATCCTTCGGCTGATATTGGCGAGTATACTTCTAACAGCAATCGCCGTTTATTCAAGAAGATCATTTTCAATTAATCTTAAAAGTCACGGCTGGATTTTTATTCTTGCACTGGTTGCAGTCTTTCATCTATGGATTCAAGTTACCGGGCTTCAATTCACAACAGCATCGAACACCGGATGGATAATAGGCACAGCACCAATTTTTATGGCTGTTTTAGGATTTATGTTTTATCGGGAAAGAATTACCGTTCTTCAAATATCAGGAATCATTATTGCTCTTGCAGGTTTGTTGTTGCTGATCGGGAAGGGCGACATCACCAACATCAGCTTAATTCAAAATAAAGGTGACTTGCTTGTTCTTGGAAGTGCTTTTACATGGGGCGTTTATTCTATGGTCAATAAAAAAATTTCACTGACGTACTCGCCGCTCATGACAATTCTTTACTTGTTTTTGATGATGGCGATTATAATCATTCCATTTAATATGAATTCGGCAGTCATAAATTCGGTGATCAGTCTTTCTTTAACAGGCTGGGTATCAGTTTTATTCCTTGGTATTTTTTGTTCCGGAGTAGCGTATGTGATCTGGGCACAAGCTTTACGCGACATGGAGTCAGCAAAGGTTGGCGCTTTTCTTTATTTCGAACCGCTTGTTACAGTAATAGCAGCTTGGTTTTTACTTCATGAAGAAATTACATTATTAATGATATTCAGCGGATTACTAATTACTGCTGGCGTGTTCATAGTTAACAAAGAATAG
- a CDS encoding efflux RND transporter periplasmic adaptor subunit: MNFKLKLKFSLAISVMLSILMINGCGGDEDSAKSMDQIQKEDGVPIQVETVEYKPFEKYMNYFAKLAGWEEATKGAAIGGKIEKINFNVGDYVEEGQIIVEFPSDEPGSVYETARATFENSKRTYERTKVLLESGETSQANFDAVEAQYLVHKRNYEVARKLIFIEAPFSGTLVDVKVKVGDNVKSEAQLFTIAKLHKMRAKIWITEKEIGDIKKGMEAEMELGGKIYKGRIVEISMAVDPTRQAFFADVEFDNSRKELKSGVTVEIKVLVYKNTKALIIPRNLVMNDDGGPYVFVEKDGKAEKRYISNGQDSGIYYEVSGGLQVGDKLVTHGGLQLTDGAKVKVIQ; the protein is encoded by the coding sequence ATGAACTTTAAACTAAAATTAAAATTTTCACTCGCAATCTCAGTAATGCTTTCAATCCTGATGATTAATGGATGCGGAGGCGATGAAGACTCAGCAAAGAGTATGGATCAGATTCAAAAAGAGGATGGCGTTCCTATTCAGGTAGAAACTGTGGAATACAAACCATTTGAAAAATATATGAATTACTTTGCAAAGCTTGCCGGCTGGGAGGAAGCCACCAAAGGCGCTGCCATCGGCGGCAAAATAGAAAAAATTAATTTCAACGTTGGAGATTATGTTGAAGAAGGCCAGATCATTGTTGAATTCCCTTCTGATGAACCCGGATCGGTTTATGAAACAGCAAGAGCCACATTTGAAAATTCCAAAAGAACTTATGAACGAACCAAAGTGCTTCTTGAATCCGGCGAAACATCACAGGCAAACTTTGATGCTGTGGAAGCACAATATTTGGTTCATAAAAGAAACTACGAAGTTGCACGAAAATTAATTTTTATAGAAGCCCCGTTCAGCGGAACACTCGTTGATGTTAAGGTTAAAGTCGGTGATAATGTGAAGAGCGAAGCTCAACTGTTTACGATTGCAAAGCTTCACAAAATGAGAGCAAAAATATGGATCACAGAAAAAGAAATAGGCGACATAAAAAAAGGCATGGAAGCTGAAATGGAGCTTGGCGGAAAAATTTATAAGGGAAGAATAGTTGAGATCTCTATGGCAGTCGATCCGACAAGACAGGCATTCTTCGCAGATGTTGAGTTTGATAATTCCCGCAAAGAATTAAAAAGCGGCGTTACAGTCGAAATAAAAGTTCTCGTTTATAAAAATACAAAGGCGCTGATAATTCCACGTAATCTTGTTATGAATGATGATGGTGGTCCGTATGTTTTTGTAGAGAAAGATGGTAAAGCGGAGAAGAGATATATATCAAACGGACAAGACAGCGGAATATACTACGAGGTTTCCGGCGGTTTGCAGGTTGGCGATAAGCTGGTAACTCATGGCGGTTTACAGTTAACCGACGGCGCCAAAGTAAAAGTGATTCAATAA